One window from the genome of Candidatus Didemnitutus sp. encodes:
- the leuB gene encoding 3-isopropylmalate dehydrogenase — MKASIALTPGDGIGPEVVHEARLLLSDVASHYGHQFEFTEHLLGGCAIDRHGTALPDETLQGCRRADAVLLGAVGGPKWDDPQAKVRPEQGLLAIRKALGLYANLRPISPHPALAKLSPLKPERVAGVDFIVVRELTGGLYFGTPKGREQTPDGERAVDTLVYTEAEIRRIVKLAFQLAQQRRKLVTSVDKANVLESSRLWRKVAIEVAKEFPDVKLEHQLVDSCAMRLITHAPSFDVIVTENMFGDILTDEAAVLAGSLGMCPSASLGEGRIGLYEPIHGSAPDIAGKGIANPTGTILSAAMLLRHSLGLEAEAKAVEAAVSATISAGQLTGDLGATQPLTTAQMGAAIRARLAAARN, encoded by the coding sequence ATGAAGGCATCCATCGCACTCACCCCCGGGGACGGTATCGGTCCCGAAGTCGTCCACGAGGCACGGCTTCTGCTTTCCGATGTGGCGAGTCACTATGGTCACCAATTCGAATTCACCGAGCACCTTCTGGGCGGCTGCGCGATCGATCGCCACGGCACTGCACTTCCGGACGAAACGCTTCAGGGCTGTCGTCGCGCGGATGCTGTTCTGCTCGGCGCCGTTGGTGGACCTAAATGGGACGACCCACAGGCCAAAGTCCGCCCCGAACAGGGCCTCCTCGCGATCCGCAAGGCGCTCGGACTTTACGCCAATCTCCGGCCCATCAGCCCGCATCCCGCGCTCGCCAAACTTTCCCCGCTCAAGCCCGAGCGCGTGGCCGGAGTCGACTTCATCGTCGTTCGCGAACTCACCGGTGGACTCTATTTCGGAACTCCTAAGGGACGCGAGCAGACGCCCGACGGCGAGCGCGCCGTGGACACGCTCGTCTACACCGAAGCCGAGATTCGACGCATCGTGAAACTCGCCTTCCAACTCGCGCAGCAGCGCCGCAAGCTCGTCACCTCGGTCGACAAGGCCAACGTGCTCGAGTCCTCCCGGCTCTGGCGCAAGGTGGCGATCGAGGTCGCGAAAGAGTTCCCCGATGTGAAGCTGGAGCACCAGCTCGTCGACTCCTGCGCCATGCGCCTGATCACGCACGCTCCGTCGTTCGACGTGATCGTCACCGAAAACATGTTCGGCGACATCCTCACCGACGAGGCCGCCGTGCTCGCCGGCTCGCTCGGCATGTGCCCCAGCGCCTCGCTCGGCGAAGGCCGCATCGGCCTCTACGAGCCGATCCACGGCTCCGCGCCCGACATCGCCGGCAAAGGCATCGCCAATCCCACCGGCACGATCCTTTCCGCCGCGATGCTGCTCCGCCACTCGCTCGGCCTCGAAGCCGAGGCCAAGGCCGTCGAGGCCGCCGTCTCCGCGACGATCAGCGCCGGCCAGCTCACCGGTGACCTCGGCGCGACCCAGCCGCTCACGACCGCGCAAATGGGCGCGGCCATCCGTGCGCGCCTCGCCGCCGCGCGGAACTGA
- the cimA gene encoding citramalate synthase has translation MSTSVLPASVEVFDTTLRDGAQTEGISYSLEDKIRIAEKLDDLGVTFIEGGWPGSNPKDAAFFDAARTRTWKTAKIVAFGATRRANIAPAEDPSVQALVAAGTEVCCIFGKSSVMQVEEVLRTTLDENLRMIEDTVAYLRGQGKRVIYDAEHFFDAFDANPDYALQTLAAAQKGGAETLTLCDTNGGHLPWQVEDTVRAVRARFGPAQRIGMHTHDDTGCAVANTVAGVRAGAAHVQGTINGFGERCGNANLCIVVPNLELKLGVRALPAGALARLYDVAHFVAEVANLSLNEHMAYVGHSAFAHKAGVHVSAMLRHPDAYQHIDPAKVGNEMRVVVSELSGRANLVSKAEHFGVSGLDPQTGAKVVEDIKALENEGFSFEAAEASVALLVRRRAPDYAAPFKLVDYRVMVTRHDEKRFADATIKLQVEADEVHTAASGDGPVHAFDRALRKALEPHFPVVKGIHLADYKVRILNTGSGTAAITRVLIDWHNGDARWSTVGAGPNILEATWLALADGYEFGLSPVSTQTPAAV, from the coding sequence ATGTCCACCTCCGTCCTCCCCGCTTCTGTCGAAGTTTTCGACACCACGCTGCGCGACGGTGCCCAGACCGAGGGCATCTCGTATTCGCTCGAGGACAAGATTCGCATTGCCGAGAAGCTCGACGACCTCGGCGTCACCTTCATCGAGGGCGGCTGGCCCGGCTCGAACCCGAAGGACGCCGCGTTCTTCGACGCCGCGCGCACGCGCACATGGAAAACCGCGAAGATCGTCGCGTTCGGCGCCACGCGTCGCGCGAATATTGCGCCCGCTGAGGATCCGAGCGTCCAGGCGCTCGTCGCGGCGGGCACGGAGGTTTGCTGCATCTTCGGCAAGTCGTCCGTCATGCAGGTCGAGGAAGTGCTGCGCACGACACTCGATGAAAACCTGCGCATGATCGAGGACACCGTCGCTTACCTGCGTGGACAGGGGAAGCGCGTGATCTACGACGCCGAGCACTTCTTCGACGCGTTCGACGCGAATCCCGACTACGCGCTCCAGACCCTCGCTGCCGCGCAGAAGGGCGGGGCGGAGACGCTGACGCTGTGCGACACAAACGGCGGCCATCTCCCGTGGCAGGTCGAGGACACAGTTCGCGCCGTCCGCGCGCGCTTCGGTCCGGCGCAACGCATCGGCATGCACACGCACGACGACACCGGTTGCGCCGTGGCCAACACCGTCGCGGGCGTCCGCGCGGGCGCCGCGCACGTGCAAGGCACGATCAACGGTTTCGGCGAACGCTGCGGCAACGCGAACCTCTGCATCGTGGTGCCGAATCTCGAATTGAAACTCGGCGTGCGCGCGCTGCCCGCTGGTGCCTTGGCGCGCCTCTACGACGTCGCGCACTTCGTCGCCGAGGTCGCGAACCTCTCGCTCAACGAGCACATGGCCTACGTCGGGCACAGCGCGTTCGCCCACAAGGCCGGCGTGCACGTCTCGGCGATGCTCCGTCACCCGGACGCGTATCAGCACATCGACCCGGCGAAAGTCGGCAACGAGATGCGTGTCGTCGTCAGCGAACTCTCCGGTCGCGCCAATCTCGTGTCGAAGGCCGAGCACTTCGGCGTTTCCGGCCTCGACCCGCAGACCGGCGCGAAGGTCGTCGAAGACATCAAGGCGCTCGAGAACGAGGGTTTCTCGTTCGAGGCCGCCGAGGCGAGCGTCGCGCTGTTGGTGCGTCGCCGCGCGCCGGACTACGCCGCGCCGTTCAAGCTCGTCGATTACCGCGTGATGGTCACGCGGCACGACGAGAAGCGTTTCGCCGACGCGACGATCAAGCTGCAGGTCGAAGCCGACGAGGTGCACACCGCCGCCAGCGGCGACGGCCCGGTGCACGCCTTCGACCGCGCACTCCGCAAGGCGCTCGAGCCGCATTTTCCGGTCGTGAAGGGCATCCACCTCGCGGACTACAAGGTCCGCATCCTGAACACCGGTTCCGGCACCGCGGCCATCACGCGCGTGTTGATCGACTGGCACAACGGCGACGCCCGTTGGAGCACAGTCGGCGCGGGCCCGAACATCCTCGAAGCCACATGGCTCGCGCTGGCCGATGGTTACGAGTTCGGACTCTCTCCTGTTTCCACCCAAACGCCGGCCGCCGTGTAA
- a CDS encoding class I SAM-dependent methyltransferase: MCAVAEVWKENQVVADYLSRRQAIPFGEAQIGVMLDVLAAGCERVGTFLDLGCGDGVLGAAMRARFPASRGVLVDFSEPMLRRAREMLASQKDGLEFALADYATSAWRAEVEMFAPFDAVVSGYSIHHQPDSRKRSLYAELFALLRPGGWFVNVEHVAPTASVTTAIFEAHFIDHAFAAESVRGTGRSRAQIADEFHRRPDKAANILAPVEAQCSWLRAAGFEEVDCFFKIHELAVFGGRRPSCL; the protein is encoded by the coding sequence ATGTGCGCCGTCGCGGAAGTTTGGAAAGAAAATCAGGTTGTCGCCGACTATCTATCGCGGCGACAAGCGATACCATTCGGCGAGGCGCAGATCGGTGTCATGCTCGACGTGCTCGCCGCGGGTTGCGAGCGCGTGGGAACTTTTCTCGATCTCGGATGCGGCGATGGTGTGCTTGGCGCAGCCATGCGGGCGCGTTTCCCGGCGAGCCGTGGCGTGTTGGTGGATTTTTCGGAGCCCATGCTCCGACGTGCGCGCGAAATGCTCGCGTCGCAGAAGGATGGCCTGGAGTTTGCGCTCGCCGACTACGCCACATCCGCGTGGCGGGCTGAGGTGGAGATGTTTGCGCCGTTCGATGCCGTGGTTTCGGGCTATTCCATCCACCATCAACCGGACTCTCGCAAACGCAGCCTCTACGCGGAGCTATTCGCGCTGTTGCGCCCGGGTGGGTGGTTCGTGAATGTCGAGCACGTGGCGCCGACGGCGTCGGTGACGACGGCGATCTTCGAGGCGCATTTCATCGATCATGCTTTTGCCGCCGAATCCGTGCGCGGCACCGGTCGCTCTCGTGCGCAAATCGCGGATGAATTCCACCGCCGACCCGACAAGGCGGCCAATATCCTCGCGCCGGTCGAGGCGCAGTGTTCGTGGCTGCGTGCCGCGGGCTTCGAAGAGGTCGATTGCTTCTTCAAAATTCATGAACTCGCCGTCTTCGGCGGTCGACGCCCGTCCTGTCTCTAA